A part of Fusarium oxysporum Fo47 chromosome III, complete sequence genomic DNA contains:
- a CDS encoding 14-3-3 domain-containing protein, with the protein MQGKKFVSPLDRSPQAHNTDVYGCSQVFLALLCGQAQRYDDMVPLLKQVVKRGVELSVDERNLLTTAFNNVFNTRRASWRIIFSIEKNEYKGSEKHLATIRGYRIKIENEIEEICRDVLDLLDQSLIPNASTGESMALYYKMKGDYSRYLTEFVSGEKHNRAVICAYNAYKAELTAAHPLRLSLAVNFSVFYYRILNSRDRARYLAKHAFDDAKAELDVLTKEPDDDSILLMQLLCINLTLWAYSDTGYERE; encoded by the exons ATGCAGGGTAAGAAGTTTGTCTCTCCGCTCGATCGGTCTCCCCAGGCCCATAACACTGATGTTTATGGCTGTAGCCAGGTTTTCCTCGCTCTCCTCTGTGGTCAGGCTCAGCGCTATGATGACATGGTGCCCCTTTTGAAGCAAGTCGTCAAGAGGGGTGTTGAGCTGAGTGTCGATGAGCGGAACCTTCTCACTACTGCTTTTAATAACGTTTTCAACACCCGTCGTGCCAGCTGGCGCATTATCTTCTCGATCGAGAAAAATGAGTACAAGGGTAGTGAGAAGCATCTTGCTACCATCCGTGGATACCGCATCAAGATTGAGAATGAGATCGAAGAGATCTGTCGGGACGTCTTGGATCTGCTAGACCAGAGCCTGATCCCAAATGCCAGTACTGGCGAGTCAATGGCATTATATTACAAGAT GAAGGGTGACTACAGCCGTTATCTGACCGAGTTCGTATCGGGTGAGAAACACAATCGTGCAGTTATCTGTGCGTATAATGCCTACAAG GCAGAGTTAACAGCCGCTCATCCATTGAGACTGAGCTTGGCTGTCAATTTCTCTGTTTTCTACTACAGAATTCTGAATTCACGCGATCGTGCCCGGTATCTTGCGAAACATGCTTTTGACGATGCCAAGGCCGAGCTCGATGTCCTAACCAAGGAGCCTGATGACGACAGTATCCTTCTCATGCAACTCCTTTGCATCAACCTGACCCTTTGGGCGTATTCAGACACTG GCTATGAACGAGAATAA
- a CDS encoding fatty acid desaturase-domain-containing protein, whose translation MASVSTSTVPGQHPAFRHTVTDFESSTSLSSLSSVDANRAKPTYDRLLDTYGNEFTPPDFTIKDIRDAILKHCFERFTFKGYIYILRDIICLVTTFTIFYNFVTPGYFPSTPGIFGTGLWVIAHECGYQAFSESRLVNDATGWVLHSALLVLYFSWKISYGKHHKATGNMERDMVFVPRTREQHATCIGRIAYELSELTEETPAYTLLRLVMKQLVGWPSYILTNVTGHNYHECQGEGRGKGKKNGLGGGVNHFDPRSPIYEAKQAKLIILSDIGIGIAIAALVYLSNTFGWTNMLVWYGIPYLWVNHWLVAITFLQHTDPTLPHYTADEWNFVRGAAATIDRDMGFIGRHLLHGIIETHVLHHYVSTIPFYNADEASKAIRPVMGDHYRTDTKDGAWGFIRALWISARMCQWVEPSAEAEGASKGILFFRNHNGLGTKPVVLRKPE comes from the exons ATGGCTTCCGTCTCGACTTCGACTGTCCCCGGGCAGCACCCAGCATTTCGGCACACCGTCACTGACTTCGAGTCCTCGACCTCCCTTTCTTCGCTCTCTTCGGTGGATGCCAACCGGGCCAAGCCTACATATGACCGTCTCCTTGATACATATGGCAACGAGTTCACGCCCCCCGATTTCACCATTAAGGATATCCGCGATGCCATCCTAAAGCACTGCTTCGAGCGATTCACCTTCAAAGGCTACATTTACATACTCCGCGACATAATCTGCCTTGTCACCACCTTCACTATCTTCTACAACTTCGTGACTCCTGGATACTTTCCCTCCACGCCT GGTATCTTTGGAACTGGTCTCTGGGTTATTGCCCACGAATGTGGCTATCAAGCGTTCTCTGAGTCTCGCCTTGTCAATGACGCGACTGGCTGGGTACTTCACTCAGCTCTTCTTGTCCTATACTTCAGTTGGAAGATCTCTTATGGCAAACACCATAAGGCCACTGGAAATATGGAGCGTGACATGGTCTTTGTTCCTCGCACTCGCGAGCAGCACGCCACCTGCATTGGCCGCATAGCCTACGAGCTCTCTGAACTGACTGAGGAGACCCCCGCTTACACCCTGCTTCGGCTGGTTATGAAGCAGCTCGTCGGTTGGCCCAGCTACATCCTTACTAACGTCACTGGTCACAACTACCATGAATGCCAGGGTGAAGGTCGTGGcaaggggaagaagaacgGCTTGGGGGGAGGCGTAAACCACTTCGACCCCCGAAGTCCCATATATGAggccaagcaagccaagcttATCATATTGAGTGATATAGGTATCGGAATCGCTATTGCTGCTCTTGTATACTTAAGTAACACTTTCGGTTGGACCAACATGCTTGTCTGGTATGGCATTCCCTATCTCTGGGTCAACCACTGGCTTG TTGCCATCACTTTCCTCCAGCATACTGATCCGACGCTTCCTCACTATACTGCGGACGAGTGGAATTTTGTTCgtggtgctgctgctacGATTGATCGTGACATGGGCTTCATCGGCCGACACTTGCTCCACGGTATCATCGAGACCCACGTCCTACACCATTATGTTAGCACCATTCCCTTCTACAACGCCGACGAGGCCTCAAAAGCTATCCGACCCGTCATGGGCGACCACTATCGCACCGACACTAAGGATGGCGCCTGGGGTTTCATTCGTGCCTTGTGGATCAGCGCCCGGATGTGTCAGTGGGTTGAGCCTAGTGCTGAGGCCGAGGGAGCTAGCAAAggtatcctcttcttccgcAACCACAACGGTCTGGGTACCAAGCCTGTCGTTCTAAGGAAACCCGAGTAG